A region of the Oncorhynchus clarkii lewisi isolate Uvic-CL-2024 chromosome 4, UVic_Ocla_1.0, whole genome shotgun sequence genome:
AATGCACCTATCACTGCAGATGGGGGACAGGAGATAATGAGATGAAGGAGATGACATTTTAGACTATTGAGATCCACCCAATACCTGGCTCTtaatctccacctctcctctgacCTCAGGTATCACTCTAAGCAACGGTCTCATGTGGAAGAGCCAGAGAAAGTTTGCTCATACCCACCTGCGATACTTcggagaagggaaggagggactGGAGCACTACATCCAGCTGGAGAGCAACTTCCTGTGTGAGGCCTTCAGAGAGGAGCAGGGTATGTATACGGTACAGtatatgtagggttagggttactgctTTTTATTTAATAGAAATAACAACACTGCACTGTAGACATACACCAGACATGTACTGTACACATTCCTGTCATAACATTGTGAGAACACACTTGATACTTGCACACTCTATCAATATATCATGTCAACTGTGTCCCCTATAGAATAAGTGTAACCTTCATGTGCCTTTGGTCCACTTATACTTAacttactactactaataataatacaataataaagACACATGCAGGACAACAGTTGATGAGAGAATCCATCCAAGCTTTGCATAGCCAGTATGTGTTACTGTCAGGGGGAGGGTTCAACCCCCATTACATCCTGAACAACGCGGTGGGGAACATTATCTCTTCTGTGGTGTTCGGCCATCGCTTCGAGTACAGCGATGAAAACTTCCAGAAGCTCCTACGCTTGGACAACGAGGTTGTGATATTATCCGGCACTGCTCGGGCTCAGGTGGGTGTCAAGTTGTTGGCTGGTCAATGGCCTTAACTccttcagatgggatgttaaacttAGAGCCTAGCTCTCAGTGGTCAGAGCTCATGTCCCTGTCCATCGCGAAACTATTTTGGTGAATTACCTGAAAAATCCTATCCTTTTATCATAACTATTatgcacatacagtataaacaggaAAATAAACATAACTGTTCTCCTGTAGTTTGATCTGTATGTGTAactctgtccctccctgtcccAGCTGTATGATGCCTTCCCACACATCATGAAATACCTGCCTGGTCCCCACCAGACCATCCACTCCAACTACCAACAGATTACCGACTTCCTGCGGGCAGAGATAGAGAAACATCAGGAGGACTGGGATCCAGAGGACCCCCGGGACTACATAGACACATACCTCACAGAGATTGACAAGGTATGGTACCAGAATAGTAGCCAACACTAAGACAAAGGACAAAGACACGCATCACGTGAATGTAGCAAACCCCTTCTACCAGACAGACAAGTCATGTTTTATTTTGACACATTCCAATCCACCTTCTCCTTCAACATTCTCAGAGGAAGGAGGACCCTAAAGCTGGCTTCAACACAGAGACTCTGGTGGTGTGTACTCTGGACCTGATCGAGGCTGGGATGGAGTCCGCTGCCACCACCTTACGCTGGGCCCTGGTCTACATGATGAACTACCCAGAGATACAAGGTGAGTCAACTCttccacagcaccactgagtttGATTGATCAATTGATTGATCCCTTCTCCTTTATCCCTACAGAGAAGGTCCAGGCTGAGATAGACAGAGTGATAGGACAGTCCCGCCAGCCCACCACGGCTGACAGACCCAACATGCCCTTCACTGACGCTGTCATCCATGAGACACAGAGGATAGGAAACATTGTGCCGCTGGGTTTCCCCAAGATGGCCAGCAAAGACACGAAACTTGGGGGATATTTCATACCCAAGGTAAGATACAGCATTAACAGTCCTGAGTCCCTCCATGTGTCAAGTGAATGATACTTGTTCCTGAACTTTTGTGACATTCAGCTCTCAAGGCTAGTAGAATACAAACAATAGCTACTAAAATCCATGGATGATTTGTACAGTTAGTCATTAATGTACCAACTTAACCATATGGCTGCTACAACTGATAATAGGCTATAGTCCTGCTTTGCACATTGCTGGGCAGGTGGGCAGTCTGTGAGTTACAATATCTCTGTGCTATTCAGGGGACGGTTGTCAGCACCAACCTGTCTTCGGTGCTGTTTGACAAAGACGAGTGGGAAACTCCAAACACTTTCAACCCAGAGCACTTCCTGGATTCTGAAGGACAGTTCAGAAGGAGAGATGCCTTCCTGCCTTTCTCAGCAGGTGATACAACAGACTATCCGTACAACATGTATTGTTTGTTGCTCAGGTTATGATCTCTGTGGGTTGTGTTTTCATGTTTTTATTACAAActtgtgtgatgagtaaccttgcctgtGACCGGAAAACTTAACATTAAGATTAAGAGCTCTTTATGGGTCAATTGTAC
Encoded here:
- the LOC139406646 gene encoding cytochrome P450 2J2-like, giving the protein MILLAVLDCFDVKGWLVFIFVFLLVVDIVRNRTPTNFPPGPWSVPFLGNIFTGLDFKTIDKMAEDYGPVFSLRRGSDRVVFISGYKMVKEALVNQLDSFYDRPIVPLFHVTFKGIGITLSNGLMWKSQRKFAHTHLRYFGEGKEGLEHYIQLESNFLCEAFREEQGGGFNPHYILNNAVGNIISSVVFGHRFEYSDENFQKLLRLDNEVVILSGTARAQLYDAFPHIMKYLPGPHQTIHSNYQQITDFLRAEIEKHQEDWDPEDPRDYIDTYLTEIDKRKEDPKAGFNTETLVVCTLDLIEAGMESAATTLRWALVYMMNYPEIQEKVQAEIDRVIGQSRQPTTADRPNMPFTDAVIHETQRIGNIVPLGFPKMASKDTKLGGYFIPKGTVVSTNLSSVLFDKDEWETPNTFNPEHFLDSEGQFRRRDAFLPFSAGKRACVGEHLARMELFLFFSSLLQRFSWSPVPGAMPSLEGVLGFTHSPAEFLVRALPR